One window from the genome of Atribacteraceae bacterium encodes:
- a CDS encoding glucose 1-dehydrogenase, translating into MHVKEMFSLTEHVAIVTGGAQGLGEEMAVGLAEAGAHVVVADKNPEKARLVSERLSTLGVESFAVTVDVTRKSDLEAMTQSVMDRFGQIDVLVTSAGVGQWCAAEEISEEDWKWVLDINLNGVFLSCQVVGREMIKRKQGSIVNIASMSGIAVNYPQCQSHYNASKSAVIMLTRSLALEWAKHNVRVNALAPGYMQTQLIEDLLKKLPDYAEAWKSYTPMRRLGRPEEIKAPCVFLASPASSYLTGSILVMDGGYTVW; encoded by the coding sequence GTGCATGTAAAGGAAATGTTCAGCCTGACCGAACATGTAGCGATTGTGACCGGTGGTGCGCAGGGCCTGGGAGAGGAAATGGCAGTCGGATTGGCGGAGGCCGGGGCGCATGTGGTCGTCGCCGACAAAAATCCCGAAAAGGCCCGGCTGGTCAGTGAGCGCCTTAGCACTCTTGGCGTGGAGTCGTTTGCCGTTACGGTGGACGTAACCCGGAAAAGTGATCTCGAAGCCATGACTCAATCAGTTATGGACCGGTTCGGCCAAATCGATGTCCTGGTCACTTCCGCTGGAGTCGGTCAGTGGTGTGCCGCCGAAGAGATATCCGAAGAAGACTGGAAGTGGGTTCTGGATATCAACCTCAATGGGGTTTTTCTCTCCTGTCAGGTAGTGGGCCGGGAAATGATCAAACGAAAACAAGGTAGTATCGTCAACATCGCTTCCATGTCCGGAATCGCCGTCAACTATCCCCAGTGCCAATCCCACTATAATGCCTCAAAAAGCGCAGTGATCATGCTCACCCGCTCTTTGGCTCTGGAATGGGCTAAGCATAATGTCCGGGTCAACGCGCTCGCCCCTGGGTATATGCAGACTCAACTGATCGAAGACCTTCTGAAAAAACTACCCGACTACGCGGAAGCTTGGAAAAGCTATACTCCCATGCGACGCCTGGGTCGGCCGGAAGAAATCAAGGCCCCCTGCGTCTTTTTAGCCTCCCCGGCCTCCAGCTACCTGACTGGAAGTATTCTGGTCATGGATGGAGGATATACAGTTTGGTAG
- a CDS encoding extracellular solute-binding protein: MKKLCLPLAVVFVLVASTFAFAQVANPDWWREAAEPFQGVTITGISESTPPSRVVMDVAIPQFEELTGINVEFEVTSWDEMYTKAIHDMEAATGIYDFVYVEQDIIYAYLAQGWLTDLGPFIANPAITEPALDIDDFTTFIDYFKDAEGNLFGLPFEAFLKSYVYRTDLFGDPDIQAAFLAEYGYELAVPTTWEQYTDIARFFTSWGKEQGVEIFGHVAQAKTHPALGYELKETIWPAWGLYNWGINLETMRASVEHGGELNSDLAKEALRWYVEMLDYAPPGVRTYTWDETAATFGAGIIAQGVIYLENLGWWATDEERSAVVGKIGVALPPTKPGVMEAAEIGEGYIGYYDGGALGIPHSSRNKEAAWLFMQFVARKEWQGEFARLGTRVVRTSTFEDPLVLELDPLMGGYFTMLRDQGHLFAGAPNLPMHRPLNELYFSWIARAVVGEVTPEEALDNLAREVDLLMVDLGY; the protein is encoded by the coding sequence ATGAAGAAGCTGTGTTTACCTTTAGCGGTTGTTTTTGTTCTGGTGGCATCAACCTTTGCCTTTGCTCAGGTCGCCAATCCGGATTGGTGGCGGGAAGCGGCCGAACCATTCCAGGGAGTCACCATTACCGGTATTTCCGAGAGCACCCCTCCGTCCCGCGTCGTGATGGATGTCGCCATTCCTCAGTTTGAGGAATTGACCGGCATCAACGTTGAGTTCGAGGTCACCTCCTGGGACGAGATGTACACCAAGGCTATCCACGACATGGAGGCGGCAACCGGCATATACGACTTCGTTTATGTGGAACAGGATATCATTTACGCCTACCTGGCACAGGGATGGTTGACCGATCTGGGACCATTCATCGCTAACCCCGCGATTACTGAGCCCGCCCTGGATATAGATGACTTCACGACATTTATCGACTACTTCAAGGATGCCGAGGGCAACCTCTTTGGCTTGCCTTTCGAAGCCTTCCTGAAGTCCTACGTCTATCGCACCGACCTGTTTGGCGATCCCGACATCCAGGCGGCTTTCCTGGCTGAGTATGGCTATGAACTGGCAGTTCCTACAACTTGGGAACAGTACACCGATATCGCCAGGTTCTTTACCAGTTGGGGTAAGGAACAAGGTGTCGAAATTTTCGGACACGTCGCCCAGGCTAAAACCCATCCCGCCCTAGGGTATGAGCTGAAAGAAACCATCTGGCCGGCCTGGGGTCTTTACAACTGGGGGATCAACCTGGAAACCATGCGGGCCAGTGTGGAACACGGTGGTGAACTCAACAGCGACTTGGCCAAGGAAGCCCTGCGCTGGTATGTGGAGATGCTCGACTATGCGCCGCCCGGAGTACGGACCTATACCTGGGATGAGACCGCGGCAACCTTTGGAGCGGGAATAATCGCCCAGGGCGTGATCTATCTGGAAAACCTGGGTTGGTGGGCTACGGATGAGGAGCGTTCCGCCGTGGTGGGCAAGATCGGTGTGGCGTTGCCTCCGACTAAACCGGGAGTTATGGAAGCAGCGGAAATAGGCGAAGGCTATATTGGTTACTATGACGGCGGAGCCCTGGGTATCCCCCACAGCTCCAGGAACAAGGAAGCCGCCTGGTTGTTCATGCAGTTTGTAGCCCGTAAGGAATGGCAGGGTGAGTTTGCCAGACTGGGAACCCGGGTGGTCCGTACTTCCACCTTCGAGGATCCTCTGGTGCTGGAACTTGATCCGTTGATGGGCGGCTATTTTACCATGCTCAGAGATCAGGGGCATCTGTTTGCCGGCGCTCCGAATCTCCCCATGCACCGTCCCCTGAATGAATTGTACTTCAGCTGGATTGCCAGGGCAGTAGTTGGAGAAGTCACACCGGAAGAGGCCTTGGATAACCTAGCCAGAGAAGTCGACCTCTTAATGGTAGATCTTGGGTACTGA
- a CDS encoding sugar ABC transporter permease: MRQNKAQMWGFLAPTFAILIFIGVIPVFYILYLSMFRHSLFARVEMVYTGFENFRRLVFDPHFLRSLRLSLLFVALCCAIQIPLGLLIANFLNLSFKGKGIFRTIMSLPLAMAPISVGAIWVLMTNPDIGPLPIALRQLGFDYNIGLHASQAFWTTVLMNVWQWTPFVTLAFMAGLSVLPKEPYEASLVDGANRWQVLRYVTLPLLKPIMLTILFIRIMDAFRAFDEVWMLTGGGPGMATRFVSIHVVRQVIVAMNYGYGSAISLFLLYLTIVLCWLLLTFITASREAT; encoded by the coding sequence TTGAGACAGAATAAAGCGCAAATGTGGGGGTTTTTAGCCCCCACATTTGCCATCTTGATTTTTATCGGCGTTATTCCTGTTTTCTACATCCTTTATTTGAGCATGTTCCGGCACAGTCTCTTTGCCCGGGTAGAAATGGTGTATACCGGCTTCGAGAACTTTCGGCGGCTGGTCTTTGACCCCCACTTCTTGAGGTCGCTCAGGCTGAGTCTGCTTTTTGTGGCCCTCTGTTGTGCCATACAAATACCACTGGGCCTTCTCATCGCCAATTTCCTGAACCTGAGCTTCAAGGGAAAGGGAATATTCCGGACCATCATGAGCCTTCCTTTGGCCATGGCTCCCATCAGTGTTGGGGCCATATGGGTTTTAATGACTAATCCCGACATCGGCCCTTTGCCCATCGCCCTCCGTCAGTTGGGTTTTGATTACAATATCGGCCTCCACGCCAGCCAGGCTTTCTGGACCACCGTACTGATGAATGTCTGGCAGTGGACGCCCTTTGTGACCTTGGCTTTCATGGCCGGCCTTTCGGTCCTTCCCAAAGAACCTTACGAGGCCTCTCTGGTTGACGGAGCCAATCGCTGGCAGGTTCTCCGCTATGTGACTCTTCCCCTGTTGAAACCAATTATGCTGACCATCTTGTTTATACGGATCATGGATGCTTTCCGGGCTTTCGATGAGGTCTGGATGCTCACCGGCGGTGGTCCCGGCATGGCTACCCGTTTTGTCAGTATCCATGTGGTCAGGCAGGTGATAGTTGCGATGAACTACGGGTACGGTTCGGCTATTTCGCTTTTTCTGCTTTACCTCACTATAGTGTTGTGCTGGCTATTGCTGACGTTTATTACGGCGTCCCGGGAGGCGACCTGA
- a CDS encoding carbohydrate ABC transporter permease, with the protein MGIKKKTLRMTLVYVVCTLIAVATLFPVYWMFVVSSRTRLGIFGDFNLLPTSFHAQNYIRPFFQDVYGRFLLNSLIIASGNTLLVIFLAVLSTYVFSRFRVPGSSNLFFWTITNRMAPPAVFILPFFLIFTGLGIRDTWLGMILLYCIFNLPFAIWLLKGMMDSIPRELDEAAYMDGCSLWGVLIHVIVPLARPGIMVTAILAWIFAWNEYLFASILTSVNARTMTTGLAAFVTVIGTEWGEMAAVSMVSLIPAVIFIGIAQKHIIAGLTFGAVKE; encoded by the coding sequence ATGGGGATTAAAAAGAAAACTTTGCGGATGACGCTGGTTTACGTGGTTTGCACGCTAATCGCTGTGGCCACCTTGTTTCCCGTCTACTGGATGTTCGTAGTTTCCAGCCGGACAAGGCTGGGAATATTCGGGGATTTCAACTTGCTTCCCACTTCCTTTCATGCTCAAAACTATATACGACCTTTTTTCCAGGACGTCTATGGCCGGTTTCTCTTGAATTCTCTCATTATCGCTTCCGGAAATACCTTGCTGGTCATATTCCTGGCGGTATTGTCCACCTATGTCTTCTCCCGATTCCGAGTCCCCGGCTCCAGCAACCTCTTTTTCTGGACCATTACCAACCGGATGGCTCCGCCGGCGGTGTTCATTCTCCCGTTCTTCTTGATTTTTACCGGCCTGGGCATACGTGATACCTGGCTGGGAATGATCCTTCTCTACTGTATATTCAATCTTCCTTTTGCCATTTGGCTACTGAAAGGAATGATGGATTCCATTCCTCGGGAATTGGATGAGGCGGCCTACATGGACGGTTGCAGCCTGTGGGGGGTATTGATCCACGTCATTGTTCCCCTGGCCCGGCCCGGGATCATGGTTACGGCTATTTTGGCCTGGATTTTCGCCTGGAACGAATATCTTTTTGCTTCCATCTTAACCAGCGTCAACGCCCGGACCATGACCACGGGATTGGCGGCTTTTGTGACTGTTATCGGGACTGAGTGGGGGGAAATGGCCGCGGTGTCGATGGTCAGCTTGATTCCCGCCGTCATTTTTATCGGGATTGCCCAAAAACATATTATCGCCGGTTTGACCTTTGGAGCGGTCAAGGAGTAG